One window from the genome of Cryptomeria japonica chromosome 6, Sugi_1.0, whole genome shotgun sequence encodes:
- the LOC131043024 gene encoding EG45-like domain containing protein: MAMVIQTRLVFILWSLCAMYGCFADVGTAASYSPPYVPTECYGNDQGQFPAGNLFAAASDAIWDNGAACGRQYSVRCLSGTNQKSQNPCLNNTDSIVVKIVDYCSSDCQGTLELSADAFRDIADSAAGTINIEYDQV, from the exons ATGGCTATGGTGATACAAACAAGACTAGTATTCATTCTCTGGAGCCTCTGTGCAATGTATGGGTGCTTCGCAGATGTGGGCACAGCGGCATCTTATTCTCCTCCTTACGTTC CGACAGAATGTTATGGAAATGATCAAGGGCAGTTTCCAGCGGGAAATCTGTTTGCGGCAGCAAGTGATGCAATCTGGGACAATGGTGCAGCCTGTGGGAGGCAGTACAGTGTGAGGTGCCTGAGTGGAACAAATCAAAAGTCACAAAACCCATGCTTAAATAATACGGATTCCATTGTGGTGAAGATAGTGGATTACTGTTCTTCTGACTGCCAGGGAACACTGGAACTTTCTGCTGATGCCTTCAGGGATATTGCTGATTCCGCTGC